Genomic segment of Paenibacillus polymyxa:
TGTTTTTTGTCATAAGAAAAATAAATCATTATAATAATGATAATAAGTAAATAGATATGATGAATTTGGAGGAATGGGCTTTGGACCAATCTTTAATCGTATTTGTTAGGGTCGCGGAGAAACAAAACTTCACACGAGCTGCCGAGGAGTTACACATGACCCAACCTGCGGTAAGTCAATATATTCAAACGCTGGAACGTAGCGTAGGGACCCGCCTCCTGGAGCGTAGTAATAAATATGTGCGCTTAACCAAAGCAGGTGAAATTGTGTATCATCATGCTCAGGAGGTTATCCGTCTCCATACACGGATGCAATATTTGGTGGACGAGCTGATACATACGGCAAAAGGAAACCTGTCGATTGGCGCAAGCTACACATATGGCGAATATGTGTTGCCGCATGTGATTGCGCAAATGAGAATCCAGTATCCACTCATTCAGCCCTCGATTACCATCGGTAACACTCAGGAAATTGAAAAACTCATGATCCATAATCAACTGGATGTAGGCATTATCGAAGGAGAATTTCAGCATGACCATTTACACATTGAATCATTTGCTGATGATCGAATGTATATCGTCGTTCCGCAAAATCATCGTTTGGCTGGTAAATCTCAAGTGGATTTAAGTGAGCTGCAAGAGGACATCTGGATTCTGAGGGAAGAAGGTTCTGGAACCCGGGAAGCGGCTGAAAATATGTTTGCACGGTTCCGGTTTTCCCCTTCTCATATGATGAATTTTGGCAGTACACAGATCATCAAAGAGTCTGTAGAAGCAGGCTTGGGGATTTCTTTGCTGTCCCAATGGGTCATTCAGAAGGAACTTGCTCTGGGCACATTAAAAGTACTGGATATTCATAATCTTCCAGTCATTCGAAAATTCTCCTTCCTAACTCCTTCATCGACATTTGAAATGAAAGCAAGCACCGCTTTTTTGGAGATTTTGCGAAGTTATAATTTGAAAAGATAAAGTGCAGAAACAACGAAAAAAAGCACCCATTAAGGTGCTTTCAACATATTCATTATCATGTTTTTTATGAGGAAAGATGATCCTTACCCTGATATAAGAAATGAGAAAAATCAGCGTAGCTTCCTTGGAATTGTTGCATATCATGAGCAGCAATACCTACAAAATTCCCTGTAAAACCACCGGATAAAAAGCTGATATCCTGCATTTCAAAAAGCCGCTTCCAAGCAGGTTTGTCTCCGACCCCATAATAAAATTGCCCGTGGGATGCATGGACTTCCACAGCTAAATGTATAGGAAGATCGTCCTGAAGTGTAATCGCTTGGGGAACTAAGGTAAATGTGTTGGCTTCACATCGCATCATGCGCAGCACCTTCCCTTGTCCCTCCTCATAGCTAATATAGGCGTACAAATAATCTTCTTCATTAAGGTACAGTAGAAGCCCCGCCATTTGCAAATAGCTTGTTGGCTGATACTCCAATGCTGTTTCCACCCGGAAATGATGATCCGTTTGCCGAATGGCAAGCACATGATGCTGGAACAGACTTTGAATGGATTCTCCAGCTAGAATCCGAAGATAACCGGGGCGCTGGCTTAATGAACACCAGCTATCATCCGCCAGGATACGCAATGTGTTCCACGTTTTATCTAATGTGGTTCCCTCGAAAAAATCCTCGAAAATATAACCCTGCTGCTCTTGCTTAACCGAGAACTTCCCTCGAGGTGCGGGCACCTCCAATTGAGGTGTATGGCCCCCGGCGGTTAATCGCAGCCAGCCTTCATCATTCCAGTACACTTGCTGCAAGGCTGTTTCCCGTCCTAAAATGGCATATTTCCCCTCTACTGGACGTGTGCATAAATGAGCCATGTACCATTCGCCGTCCGGAGTTTGTACAAGACTGCCATGTCCTGCGCATTGTAACGGGAAATCCAGTCGATCACGTGACGTAAGCATGGGGTTGTGCGGGTCTACTTCATATGGCCCGGATATCTGCTTCGACCGTGCTACGGTAACGGCATGCCCCGTACCCGTTCCGCCTTCCGCTGTAACAAGATAGTAATAACCGTTTTGCTTGTAGATGTGAGGCGCTTCTGTTTTCTTCAAAGGAGTGCAATCAAAGATTTTGACAGGCTCGCCAATGAGTTGTTGTTGCTTGCTGTCATACTCCTGCATGACGATACCGGAAGATTTATTGCTTTCCAACATGCGGTAATCCCACAATGCGTTCAACAGCCATTTGCGTCCGTCCTCATCGTGAAATAAAGACGGATCAAATCCGCTACTGTTAAGATAGACGGGTTCCGACCAAGGTCCTTGGATCGTAGGCGCCGTCATTACAAAATTATGGACGTCCTTGAACGGACGCTTGGTGCTTTTCACATCCGTATAGAGCAGATAAAAAAGGTCATCCGCATAGCTAAGCTGCGGTGCCCAAATGCTGCAATTTTTCGGGTTTCCTCTTAAATCAACCTGATCGGTCAAAATATCTGTGCAATGCTCCCAGTTGGCCAAATCTTTGGACTGGTACACCCGTACTCCAGGCAACCACTCAAACGATGACACCACAATATAGTAAGTATCCTCGACTCGTGTAATACACGGATCGGGATTAAAGCCTTTTAATATGGGATTTTGAATCATCATGAGACCTCACTTCTCCTTACTTCCAAAATGTGACTTCATCAAAAACCTGTTCCTTGCTCCATACTTCTGTTCCCGTTTCAAAACAATCCGCCCACGGAACACGCTGCTTACGTAACGTAGCAACTTCATCGGGTCCGTTATATTCCTGATAACAGACCGTTTTCTCGTTCGCGACATTGTTCCAATTGTCCCAGCCACGTGGGTCAATATGATCGCCCACTTTACAATTGACAAATACGGTCTTGGCATACTCCCGCCACGGACGCCCCAAAAAAACCGGGGTAATATCAGCTTCTGCGGTTAAGTAGCAATGGTTGAATACATAACCATACGCTTGTCCTTGCGGCGTAGAGGCGGCTGTGACGTAGCTCGTTTGGTTGTCATGATGGCGTAAACTGCGAATCTCGCAATCTTCAAAATACGCGGTAGCCCCACCAAAAATAAAGTCCACCGTCCCCTCTATATAACAATGCTGGTAGAGCTGCCGATAGTGCCTATGATGCTCCTTCAAATGAATTCCACCAAACTGGAGTCGTTCTTTCGGTGCAGGAGGTAGAGGGCCTGTAAATAAAGTATCCTGGTGCCCTTTAAAGGTACAGTTTCTAAAGACCGTTTCATCACAATGAGCGTATACCGCAACGGCCTGCCCAATGGCTTCTCCCTGTCCTGCCGTGTTGGAAATCGTGAGATTTTCCAAGATCAGATGGCTACCGCCTAAAAATAAAGTAGGTGTCGCAAAGGTCCCTATTTCCTCACCCGCTTCATCCCGCTCCTTGGCATACCGATCCATTCGAATCTCTACCTGTCCGACGCCTATAATATGAAGATATGAACGGTAAATTCGTACCTCTTCCTCATAAGTACCTGACAAAATAGTTAGCGTTTCCATTTCGTTGGAATCCGACTGCTCCAATACAGCAATCGCCTCCTGAATCGTATGGAAATCGCAAAAGGATTCTTTTCCAACTAGCATGGTTACCCCGATCCTTTCATTTGATTTACAGGTGTTCAGCTAAAAATAACTGCCACGCCATTCGCATTTCCAACGTCTCCATATGTCCACCGCCCGCAATCACAGGCTGCCAATGCTCAGGGTGACCTGCTTCCTGGTAAGCTTCCAGCAGACCTTTTGCCAAATGCTCGACTCCTTCAATAGGACACATCCGATCATTTTGACCTGTTATACTCATCCGTGGACGAGGTACGATCCGCTTTTGAATATCCAAGGTGGTAAAATGCTTCAACAAGCCAGGGACATAGGAATAGAAACCATGATGATCCAACCCCCTTTTGGCGATTAGCGTATGGGCATCTACCTGTCCACAAATATCAACCGTCACCTGTATCCGTTCATCTAACGCAGCCATCCACCATGCCATGAGTCCGCCCATCGACATACCGATTGTTGCGATACGGGAAGCATCAATATCTTCACGCTGGCACATATAATCCACCAAGCGACGGTTATCATACAGCATCATGCCCCACAGCACTTGGCCCTGCCAGAGCATTTCCTTTACCAGCTCGCTCTCGGTTTTGCCCCCACGTTCATTGAAACCCCACATGTCAATGCAGCATACACAGTACCCCATGTCTGTCAGGGTAGTAGCAAACGAGGGCTGCTGCAAGTAAGAGCTGCTATGGATCAGTTCCTTGCGCCCGTTCGTATAATTGCCTCCATGCGAATGGTTAAAAACGACCAAAGGAAACGGACCGTTCCCTTGTAAGGGTGTAGCTACATAAGCGGGTACAGACTCGATCCCGTTCAAGTCGAGCAGGAGACTCTCCAGTCGGTATCCCTCGCGCTCTTCTTGATTCAGCAGAGTTGCCGTTACAGGGCGATCTGCCGGAAGGTCGCCCAACAATGCTTGCAACTTATCCACGTTGTACCTCCTTTTATGCCCTTCTAATTCATCCTATTTTGTTCAGAAGGTTGTATCGTTACTTGTTCTATCAGCTTTTCGGGCTGAGCTGTATTCTTCGAATGGCAACGATTGATTTCAACGTCTTCCCCATTTTCAATATAAAAGGCAGGACCTTCATGATTCTCAATCGTCACATGTTGAAAACGAATATCCTTCACATTACCTAGATAAAAACCACGGTTGTTCATATCTTCAATCCCTGTCATCATGGCCGGACGACCGGGAATTGCATTTTTAGCCATAGAAATATCAATATTGGAAAATGTAATTTCAGCAATATATTGCTCTGCAAGTCCGTATAAGAATCCAGCAGCCGCATGAACCTGTCGTGCCGTAATATCGGAAAAATGGATTCGTCTAAAGCACGGGGTTTCATTGGTAACCGGATAGGGATTTTTATCCCACACATATTTGTCTTTGCCCCGAGGGCCGCAGAAATAATAAAGGTTCAGAATAAATGGACAAATTACATCTTCCATCACAATGTTGCTGACGCGAATATCCTCGATGGTTCCGCCACGTCCTCGTCTGGATTTCAGACGTATACCCCGATCCGTTTGCTTGAACACGCAATTACTGATCGTAACATTACGAATATCACCACTCATTTCGCTTCCCAGTACGACTGCGCCATGTCCATGCACCATCGTACAGTTGGTAATCGTAATATTTTCACATGGAATTCGCTCTTGTGTATCTTCGGTTCCTGCTTTGATCGCAATACAATCATCGCCCACATCTATATTGCAGTTGCTAATACGAACATTGGAACAGGATTCAGGATTAATGCCATCCGTATTGGGGGAGTCCGCGGGGTTAAGAATGGACAAATTATCAATCGTAACGTTATAGCAAGCGATGGGGTTTACAGTCCAACTGGGGGAATTTTTTAACATAGCATCTTTAATGGTAACCCGCTGACAACGGTCAAAGCTGATTAATTTGGGTCTCGGATATTGTAACTCC
This window contains:
- a CDS encoding LysR family transcriptional regulator, with product MDQSLIVFVRVAEKQNFTRAAEELHMTQPAVSQYIQTLERSVGTRLLERSNKYVRLTKAGEIVYHHAQEVIRLHTRMQYLVDELIHTAKGNLSIGASYTYGEYVLPHVIAQMRIQYPLIQPSITIGNTQEIEKLMIHNQLDVGIIEGEFQHDHLHIESFADDRMYIVVPQNHRLAGKSQVDLSELQEDIWILREEGSGTREAAENMFARFRFSPSHMMNFGSTQIIKESVEAGLGISLLSQWVIQKELALGTLKVLDIHNLPVIRKFSFLTPSSTFEMKASTAFLEILRSYNLKR
- a CDS encoding glycoside hydrolase family 43 protein, which produces MMIQNPILKGFNPDPCITRVEDTYYIVVSSFEWLPGVRVYQSKDLANWEHCTDILTDQVDLRGNPKNCSIWAPQLSYADDLFYLLYTDVKSTKRPFKDVHNFVMTAPTIQGPWSEPVYLNSSGFDPSLFHDEDGRKWLLNALWDYRMLESNKSSGIVMQEYDSKQQQLIGEPVKIFDCTPLKKTEAPHIYKQNGYYYLVTAEGGTGTGHAVTVARSKQISGPYEVDPHNPMLTSRDRLDFPLQCAGHGSLVQTPDGEWYMAHLCTRPVEGKYAILGRETALQQVYWNDEGWLRLTAGGHTPQLEVPAPRGKFSVKQEQQGYIFEDFFEGTTLDKTWNTLRILADDSWCSLSQRPGYLRILAGESIQSLFQHHVLAIRQTDHHFRVETALEYQPTSYLQMAGLLLYLNEEDYLYAYISYEEGQGKVLRMMRCEANTFTLVPQAITLQDDLPIHLAVEVHASHGQFYYGVGDKPAWKRLFEMQDISFLSGGFTGNFVGIAAHDMQQFQGSYADFSHFLYQGKDHLSS
- a CDS encoding pectinesterase family protein — protein: MLVGKESFCDFHTIQEAIAVLEQSDSNEMETLTILSGTYEEEVRIYRSYLHIIGVGQVEIRMDRYAKERDEAGEEIGTFATPTLFLGGSHLILENLTISNTAGQGEAIGQAVAVYAHCDETVFRNCTFKGHQDTLFTGPLPPAPKERLQFGGIHLKEHHRHYRQLYQHCYIEGTVDFIFGGATAYFEDCEIRSLRHHDNQTSYVTAASTPQGQAYGYVFNHCYLTAEADITPVFLGRPWREYAKTVFVNCKVGDHIDPRGWDNWNNVANEKTVCYQEYNGPDEVATLRKQRVPWADCFETGTEVWSKEQVFDEVTFWK
- a CDS encoding dienelactone hydrolase family protein, which encodes MDKLQALLGDLPADRPVTATLLNQEEREGYRLESLLLDLNGIESVPAYVATPLQGNGPFPLVVFNHSHGGNYTNGRKELIHSSSYLQQPSFATTLTDMGYCVCCIDMWGFNERGGKTESELVKEMLWQGQVLWGMMLYDNRRLVDYMCQREDIDASRIATIGMSMGGLMAWWMAALDERIQVTVDICGQVDAHTLIAKRGLDHHGFYSYVPGLLKHFTTLDIQKRIVPRPRMSITGQNDRMCPIEGVEHLAKGLLEAYQEAGHPEHWQPVIAGGGHMETLEMRMAWQLFLAEHL
- a CDS encoding glycoside hydrolase family 28 protein; protein product: MQLYNIVDYGAVQDGTTLATEAIAAAIEAASNDGGGTVYVPSGTYLTGAIFLKSNIELHVSPGATLSFSTELADYPVVESRWEGVQREVHASCIYGQNLENISVTGNGTLDGNGQPWWEKHRNHPEELQYPRPKLISFDRCQRVTIKDAMLKNSPSWTVNPIACYNVTIDNLSILNPADSPNTDGINPESCSNVRISNCNIDVGDDCIAIKAGTEDTQERIPCENITITNCTMVHGHGAVVLGSEMSGDIRNVTISNCVFKQTDRGIRLKSRRGRGGTIEDIRVSNIVMEDVICPFILNLYYFCGPRGKDKYVWDKNPYPVTNETPCFRRIHFSDITARQVHAAAGFLYGLAEQYIAEITFSNIDISMAKNAIPGRPAMMTGIEDMNNRGFYLGNVKDIRFQHVTIENHEGPAFYIENGEDVEINRCHSKNTAQPEKLIEQVTIQPSEQNRMN